From Xyrauchen texanus isolate HMW12.3.18 chromosome 9, RBS_HiC_50CHRs, whole genome shotgun sequence, the proteins below share one genomic window:
- the LOC127648646 gene encoding G-protein coupled receptor 55-like: MTLRSPHQNFTMSNNCSTNAVDNLTKTLDLVIYVPILVFGLPLNIIALFVFCHLLRKWTESSIYMTNLALMDLLLLLQLPFKIHATHHMWAPDKRLFCSFLESLYFVGMYGSIYTIACIALDRYIAIKHPFRAKQVRSRKTAVIACILIWVFVMVAISPIYTFREDTPNKVNFRCFHGFSNKGWTTAIIVCLEFFGFLLPAFVLVLCSAQSVHTLKASKSSNPKRQAGVRIIYSSLAAFLIPFTPCHLAILLQYLVRNDFLLDCKHQENIALFIQVSMSLANMTSCLDALCYYFIAKEVRSTKKTVRLSISRARATSTSEV; encoded by the exons ATGACACTTCGAAGTCCTCACCAAAA TTTCACTATGAGTAACAACTGCTCAACTAATGCCGTGGACAATTTGACGAAGACGCTGGATTTGGTGATCTATGTGCCCATCTTGGTTTTTGGACTGCCATTGAACATTATTGCATTGTTTGTCTTCTGTCATCTGCTCAGAAAATGGACAGAGTCCTCCATTTATATGACAAACCTGGCTTTGATGGACCTACTGTTACTATTGCAGCTACCCTTCAAAATACATGCAACACACCACATGTGGGCACCCGATAAAAGGCTTTTCTGCTCTTTCTTAGAAAGCCTATATTTTGTGGGTATGTATGGTAGCATCTATACAATTGCCTGCATAGCTTTAGATCGATACATTGCAATAAAACACCCATTTCGAGCCAAACAGGTGCGTTCGAGAAAAACAGCCGTGATTGCTTGTATTTTAATATGGGTGTTTGTTATGGTAGCAATTTCACCCATCTACACCTTTCGAGAAGATACACCGAATAAGGTGAATTTCCGCTGTTTCCATGGTTTCTCTAATAAGGGTTGGACTACTGCAATTATTGTGTGTTTGGAGTTCTTCGGCTTCCTGTTACCTGCTTTCGTACTGGTACTTTGCTCTGCTCAGAGCGTCCATACGCTCAAGGCCTCAAAAAGTAGCAATCCCAAAAGGCAGGCTGGGGTGAGAATCATCTATAGCAGCCTAGCAGCCTTCCTAATACCCTTCACCCCTTGTCACCTGGCCATCCTCCTTCAGTATCTGGTCCGTAATGACTTTCTTTTAGACTGCAAACATCAAGAGAACATTGCTCTGTTCATACAGGTGTCTATGAGCCTTGCAAACATGACCAGCTGCTTGGATGCACTTTGCTACTATTTCATTGCAAAGGAAGTTCGATCCACCAAGAAGACAGTTAGACTGAGCATCAGTAGAGCAAGGGCCACCAGTACCTCAGAAGTATGA